TCTAAGAATGACGGTGTAAACCTTTGACGCTGCCAAAGAGCAAAGTCTGCATACTGCACATCCAATTTTGGCATGCTAAGTTCTTTGCCGTTACTATAGGCTTCATAGTAAGAGACAAAGTCTCGAATGATGATGTCTTCCGACCAGCCGTCAGATGCAATGTGATGCGTATTAAACAGCAACACACCTTTCGATTCACCGCACTTGATGAAGCTAGCTCTGATCATGAGATCTTGAGATAGATCGAAAGACAACATCATGTCTTCATTGATCAGACTTTCAATTTTCACTTGCTGTTCAGGCGTAGAAGCGTTTGACAAATCCTGAAAATTCACTTTAAGCGTTGGTTTTTGGCGAATGAGCTGTCTAGGTACTTGTTGTTCGACCACATAATTTGTTCGTAGAATTTCATGACGCTCAACTAATGCATTCAATGCTTTCTCAGCAGCTTCAATGTCAAAGTTTCCATCAACATCAAGCGCAATTGGCATATTGTACTCAGCACTTCCCTTACCAATTTGGTCCAAGATCCACAAACGTTCCTGCGAGAATGACAGTGGGATATCACATGATGATTCTCGTTGATGAATTGGCATATCAGCAATGTCGTTACACACTGATTGAGTCTCAATGTAGTTAGCCAATTCACCTAGTACTGGATACTCAAATACCGTTTTAACATTCAATGACTTTTCTAGTTGCGTTTTAACTATCGACACCAATCTCATTGCGGTAAGCGAGTGACCACCTAAGTGGAAAAAGTTGTCTGCATTACCCACACGTTCGACTTTTAGTAAATTTTGCCATATGTCTGCCAATGCTTTTTGTAGCTCACTCTCTGGCGCGACGAAATTATTTGCAACAGCGTTGAAATCAGGCACTGGTAGCGCATGGCGGTCAATTTTATCTGCGGCATTTAATGGCATGCTATCAAGCACCTGAATGTATCCAGGTATCATGTAGTCGGGCAATTGATCTGCTAACTTATTGCGCACACCCTCTTCAAACTGTTCATTATTAAAGCTTTCATGTGCAACTAAATAGGCTATTAGGCAATTTTGACCATCAGTGTTTTTGTGGACTAACACGGCGGCTTCAGATACCTCAGGTATCCCAACTAATGCTGACTCAATCTCGCCGAGCTCAATACGAAACCCTCTCACTTTCACTTGGTTGTCAATTCGACCAAGTAGTTCCAATGTGCCGTCTGGTTGCCATCGACCTAAATCGCCCGTTCGATATAGCATGTCGCCATGTCCACCTATAGCTTGATGCGGATTAACTTTGAAACTTTCAGCAGTTTTTTCTGGATTGTTCCAGTAACCCTTTCCAACTCCCACGCCACTAACACACAACTCACCGACAACACCTACAGGCAGCAATTGCTGACGACTATCTAACACATACATAGTTAAATTAGGTAGCGGCTTACCAATAGGGATAGAGCGTGTTTGCGAATCTAGTGTCTGGTTCATTATATGGAAAGTAATGTCGTCCGATGCCTCGCTAGGCCCATAGCCATTCATCACTGGTATACCAGGATAGGTCTCTATCCACTGATTAAGTAATGGCACAGGACAAGGTTCTGCGATGATCATTAGCCACTTAAGTGCTGGTAAAGCTCTACTTTTCTCAGGTAATGAAAGTAGCTTATCCAACAATAATTGAAGCACCGACGGCGCTGTTTGAATTAAATGCACGTCTTGCGACTGCAACAATTCGATATACAAGTCCAAGTCCATCGCGTCTGGTAGTACAACCGTTGTTCCACCGCTCAGCACTGGTGCCAAGAATTGCCAGACCGATACATCTGATGACGAAGCGGCTGTTTGTAAGAAGTTATGAGGCTTAAGTGCTTTGTTACTGTGTGAAAAGCCCAGTAAATCGAACTCTGCGTCGATATGATTCAGTGCACCAGCGTGGTGCACCAAGGCGCCTTTAGGTTTGCCTGTAGAACCAGACGTATAAATCATATATGCCAGATCATCTGGTGCAACTACATTTTCGAGATTTTGCTCACTAAAGTGACTTAACGAAGACCAATCACTGTCTAAGTTAAAGCGCTGTTGATTAGCGCTTACTTCCAGTTGCGCTGAAAGATCTTTCTGACTCAAAATAACTTTTGCGTCACAGTGCTCCGCCATATAACGTAAACGGTCTTTAGGGTTCGTTGGGTCAAGTGGGACATATGCTCCACCCGCTTTAAGAATTCCCAATATTGCTATCAAGAACAGCTCTGAACGTTCGGCGTGAATAGCAACAATTTGATTTGCTTCAACACCACATTTAATCAGATACCTTGCAAGCTGATTTGCTTTTGAATTTAGTTGCGCATAAGAAAGTTGCTTATTTTGGCAAACCACTGCGACTGCTTGAGGATTCGCACTAGCAACTTGCTCAAATCGCTTATGAACCGTATTAGCCCCGGGGTAATCAACTACAGGGCTGTTAAAGTCATTTAACAGGGTTTGAAACTGCCCTTTGGGAGCAATAGAAAAGTCTAGTATTGAGGTGTCTGGTCGAGTTATCAGTCGCGATGAGACTTCATCCACTGCCACTTCGATGTAAGCAATAATGTCCTTCGCGCATAGCTGATTATCGACATTAATTTCAATCTTAGTTCCAGCTTCAGACACATCGACACAAAACTCTAAGGGATAATTACTATATTCCTGCGCTTCTATAACGGATAAGTCTCCCCAATCTCCGTTATATAATTGAGTATCATCATATCGATAGTTAATAATGCTTGAGAACAACGGCACGCCAGCAGGTAAACTACATGCCTGTTGTACCTCAGCAAGCGGCGTCTGCTCATGCTCAATTAGACGATGTAATTGTGCCTGTATTGACATTAAAGCCTCTGGCAAGTTTGAGTTTGCCAAATTTGCTCGCAATGGAAGCACATTGATAAAAGGCCCTATTGCATTAACCCCAAGATCCGCCGCACTCAACCTTCCAGATAATACTGAGCCGATTACGACATCCTCTGCAAAGCTTGCCTTAGCCACAACTACTGACCATATGAGGTGGAATACAGCAGCTTCACTTACACCATATGATTCACTTATTTGTTTAAGCTGCGATATTTGCAGTTTAGTCAGGTGCTGTGATGCACTGTCTACCTTTGAGATATCTTGATTAATATCCTTTAAACCGAAAGGCGAAGTAGACTCTGTTATTCCTTGTAATGTAGCGTCAAAGATCTTCATTGCCTGCTGCTTCTTCTCTTTGTTATTAAGCAGACTATTAACTAAGTTTCTATATTGCGAAGGTGCTGGTAACTCAGTTGTTGGCGATTTCATCAATGCTAGGATTTCTTTTAACTGGATACCAATTGAGACCCTGTCTGTTGTCATGTGATGTTGTTGCATTAACACATAAACAACACCATCTTGCGGATTAACAATATGCGCAAGTTTGATAAGCGGAGCTTGATCTAATGGAAATACCTGTTTTGCTATGCTACGCAGTAAATCTAGGTTTTGCTCAAGCGGTTGCTCTTGCTTAAAACTTAACTCGATTGACTTAATATGAACTTCTTTTAGCACAACTTGCAGTGGCACTTCTGCCACGCCTTCAATCACCGCGCTCCGTAATATTTCATGACGTGAGATAACGTTATTTAGCGCCGTATTGAACGACTCAAATGCACTACTATTTTTGAATCTCAAAATAATTGGCAGTGCATAGGGATCATGTGTGGGATTTAACTGGTGGTGATAGAACATACCTTCTTGAACAGGCGTTAAGGCGTGTATATGTTCAATGTTGTTCTCACCACCTTTGACCCGTTCTGCAATTGCCATGCGCTGTGAGTCGCACAACTGAACAGCTTCTGTTGCCTCTTGCTTTTCTGAGAGGGAATCAATATTTAACATTAAGGCTAGCTTTGCTAAATTCTCAGCTTTAAAAACAGCCATGGTCGGCAACTCAATACCGTGCTCTTTTAACATGGAGAACATAGGTAAAATTAAGAGTGAATGCCCGCCTAGTGCAAAAAAGTTGTCATTTCGGTCAATCTGCTCTTTGCCTAGTATTTGCTGCCAAATATTTGCTAGTAATGTTTCAACTTCTCCTTGAGGAGCTTCAAAACTAGTTTCAGCTGATACTTCAAATACTGGAGCGGGTAGCGCATTAATATTGACTTTACCGTTGACGGTTAGCGGTACCTGATTAATCTGAGTGACTACTGCTGGCACCATGTAATCGGGTAATGACTTGCCTAAGGCAGCTTTTAAATTTGGTACATCGATGAGTGAACTTGCGACAACATACGCCACAAGCAGAACTTGATCATTCACTTTATGTGTTGTCACAATGGCTTCTTGAATTTCGGGCAGTTGCGCTAAACGCGACTGAACTTCGCCCAATTCAATTCGAAAACCTCGAATTTTTACCTGACTATCGTTTCTGCCTATATATTGCAGATCTCCATTTGGTAGTACTTTAACCAGATCTCCGGTTCGATACAGCACATCACCTTCAGAAGAGTATGGATTTCTAACAAATTTTTCCTCAGTCAGCTCAATCTGACCTAAGTAGCCCCGAGCAACACATGCACCACCAATATATAGCTCACCGACAGTACCATTGGGCACACACTTTTGTTCAGTATCCAAAACGTAAAGCTGTGTATGAATATTGGCTTTTCCAATAGGTATTGACCCTTCAACGACTGGCATAGACGTCATTCGATAACCAGACGCAGTCACCGTTGCTTCTGTAGGACCATAGGTATTAAATAAGACTGGTGCGTTGGGCTGTGAGAACCATTTCTCAACCTGAGGCAGCTGCACTGCTTCACCACCAATCACCATTAGCCTAAGTGATGACGGATAACCTGTATCTATGCCAGCATTAGTTAATTGATGCCAATAGGCGGTCGGAAGACTTGCAACAGCGATATCATTGTTCCGGCAGAACTGCCAGAAATAGACGGGATTGCTTACACACTCTTCATCGCGCATGACTAATGTTGCGCCGTTAGATAAAGCACCAAAAATTTCTTCTACAGAAATATCGAAGTTAAATGTAGAAAACTGTAATACGCGATCAGAGTGTGTCAGTTCATACTGTTTAGTTATATTGTCAACAAAGTGACTCAGTTGACTATGTTCAACCATAACGCCTTTTGGCAACCCAGTTGTTCCTGAGGTGTACATTACATAGGCTAGTTGATTAGCTGCAGGCTCTTGAGGTTCAAACATAGTTGTTGAATCCTGTACTAACTCCGATATTTCGTCTAAGCATATGATCGTGCCACTACATAACGTTTCTATCTGCTCTTTTAAACGAGACAAAGTCAGAATGACTGCAGGCTTAGCATCATTGAGTATGTGTTCTTTACGTTCGATTGGATATTCAGGATCAACAGGCAAATAAGCAGCACCAGCCTTTAACACTGACATTATACTCAATGGCATATCTGCGGTTCTCGGCAAATGAAGTGCAACCAGAGATTCACTATCAATACAGTAAGGCTTCAATACTTGTGCTAGCTGTGAGGATTTGTGATCCAGCTCTTTGTAAGACAATTCCGTTTCGCCATCCACAATTGCAGGGTGCTCAGGAAATTCATTCACTGCTTGTTTAAAGCGACTTACTACATCAACAGCGCGTGTTTTTTCAGGTGCACACGGGGGTGAAGGTTGCAACTGCGCTTTGTCTATTAATTCTAGGCTATTAACCGAAGAGTCTGTTTCTTCAACAAAACTCGACACCAAGTTAAGTGTCGCTTCTAGGATATTGACTGCTTCGTCTTTGCTAAAATATGCATGATTGTAATCAAGCTGAAATTGCACAGGTTGCTGGTCACCGTATTCACAAATAGTGAATTTAACCGGAATGGCTTCACGCCCGTGACTAAGATATTGAGTTTCAGCAGTTACACCATGTTCACTAAAATCAAAGTCTATTTGTTGATAGTTAAAGTAAACACTAAATAAATTGTCAACACCTTCTTGTCTTAGGTTCAGATCATTATAAATATTGTTTGCAGAGTAATCCCTAAACCTAAAGTTCCTTTTGATTCGAGAGGCTGTGGCTGCAATAAATGATGAGACACTTTGCTCTTGATTATTGTCGATCAATACCGGAAGCATCGACATATACGAGCCAACTACACTGCGTTGTTTTTCAGCCGTTCGGTTATGCAATGGCGTACCTACTACTAGCCCATCAACACCATAAATACGGAAAAAATAAGTAGACAAAGCTGATATGAAAGCAGGAAGAACACCGAGCTTTTTGTTGCTCATAGCCTCAACAAGTGACTTGAAATCAGCTGCTGGCATTTCATGAATAAGCTTTGAACTTTCGTCACTTTGCTCTAGCCGTTTATTGAATGGCGAACCTGGAAAATTAGCGAAATGTTCCATCCAATGTTTCTTTGCACGTTCTTTTTTCGCTTCAGTTTGTTTTTGCGTAGTGACATCAATGTAGTCAAGAAATGTATGATCAGCATCTACAACTTCATTCACCCCATCATTGGCCAATTTGGCGAAAATATCCCTTATCCAATTAGCATATCCCCAGCCGTCTACTATGAGATGATGAGTAATGAAAAATAGCCAAAACCTATCTTCAGCGAGCTTGACAATACCCGTTCTAAACAAGATTTCATTTTTGATATCGAAGGGCTTAAGAAACTGCTCCGCTACCCATTTGCGTGCTTGCTCTTCTGGCTTTGCATCATCGGAAAAGTCCACTCGATTAAACTGATGTTTTTCATTACTTAAGACCAAGTAGGGTTCGCCCTGATTTTCGGCGACACGGAGTTTAAGCGCGGTGTTTTGCATAACGCTCTGCTCCATAGCCTTTTCCAAAGCGCTTTCGGATACAGATTGTTTAATGTCGACGTAACCTCCAATGTTATACAAAGGAGACGACGTATTCTTAAGTTGACCAAAATAGAAGTCCCTCTGTTGAGGTAACAAAGGAAAGTATGTTTCGTTAATACCACTTAGCATTGCAATTTATCCGTGCTCATCTTTAATAAGTCGACGCAAAACATTTGCCATTCGACGCAAATTTAGAATTTATTCAAAAAAGTTTTGGGGTTAATATCCCCAAGTAAAGAATTGTCTGGCTTGCGCCGTTCGATTTAAGACACATAGTTCAAATAAGGCCTGTATTTTTCAAAGAACCGAGTTCTATTCATTCCTAAAACAAGTCCTTTGAATGTAAGCCAGTTGAAGTAGATGTTCTCTCTAGGCATATTTTCTTTAATGCCTAAAAAACTGCGTGCTACACTCTGTTTAGTATGAAAATCTAAATTGAAAGAGATGCACTCATCTAAGCTTCTTACGTGATGTAGCATTCCTGCTGGCATGAAAAACATATCACCAGCACCAACTTCCACTTGCGCCACATTCACGCCTGCATTTTTTAGTCGCTGCTGTGTTTCGCTATCTTCTGGATCAATGTCGAACCATCGCCACCCTTTGCGCTCACATAACTTTCGGTCGCTCCATGAAATCAACGTAAAGCGCTTTCTTCCTTTAATTTGGAAGAAAATGTTATTGGTTCGAAGCGTATCGAAATGCAAAGGCGTAACTGCACCTTTTGGCGAAACAAAAAACTGGGCAAACTTCCACCAGTCATTTCGATAAAAAGTTGGTAGCAGCTCACTAGGAAAATTTACAATGTCTTGAGTTAGCTCTTTCATCTCTAGAAACAAAGGAACATCATGACAATAAGGCATATCTGAAACAGCAGTATTATTACGCTTGCTAAGTCCCAGGCGATTAGCAAACTCTTTCATAGTCGCTTGCTCTATTTCAATAGCGCCGGGCCTAAAATACTTGATCGAAACTCTAACGTTCGGGCATGAATTTTCGAAGTAATTAACACTCCATTTACCTACAGCAGGCCAGTTGCTAATCGCTCCTTTGTACAACTGCGCTTTAGTTTGACAGTGCTTAGTAAACATATTTAAGTCAAAGCACTGTTCAACAAGAACTTTAGACATAACGCCCTTCACCCGCGTCAGCAGTTTGGCTAGTATTCACCGTTTGATTGGAGAGTTTTGCAAATGCAGCATCGATTACAGCAAACCCCTGATTGAGCGTTGTATAATCAATGGTGAGCGCTGGCATTAACTTGAATACTTCGTCATGAGGGCCACATCGCTCAACGATAACGCCATTTGCGAAGCAATCTTTTACGAGAAACTCGGAATAAGCTTCGTCTCGCATTTCAATACCCTGCATTAAGCCAATACCCTTTGTTTTGATACATAGAGCTGGGTACTTCGCAACGATTTGATTGAGATATTGGTTAATGTAAAGTGCTTTATCCGCCACTTCTAATTCGAACTTTTCATCCGACCAAAAGTGTTTAACCATTGCTGTAGAAGCTACAAACGCAAGGTTGTTTCCACGGAAGGTTCCGTTGTCCTCCGCTGGACGCCATACGTCAAGCGCACTGTCAATCAGTAATAGTGCCATCGGTAGTCCCATGCCACCGATAGACTTCGACAAACAAACCAAATCAGGCTTAATACCAGCTCTCTCAAAACTAAAGAAGCTGCCACTACGACCACAACCTGTTTGAATATCGTCGATAATGAGTAGAATCCCAAGTTCAGAAGTCAGCAATCGCAAGTCCTGCAACCACTCTACAGACGCTACATTCAACCCGCCTTCTGCCTGAACAGTTTCAAGAATAATAGCGGCTGGAAGGTCAATTCCAGAACTTGGGTCAGTAAGTAGTTTGCGATAGTAATCAATACTATTGAACTCACTTCCGGCGTAACCTTCAAACGGAAAGCGTGTCACATTTGAGTAACTTTGGCCTTGTCTGTGACTGTTACTACCAGTAAGGCTTAATGAAACACCAGTCATTCCATGGAAAGCATTTGTAAAACATACAACGTTCTCACGCTTTGTATATTTTCGGGCAAGCTTGACAGCAGACTCTACAACACTTGTCCCTGTCGGACTGGTAAACTGTATTTTATATTCAAGGTTGCGTGGCTTCAAAATGCATGAGCTAAACGCTTCGATAAACTCAAGCTTAGATTGTGAATGCAAATCCAAACTCATCGCGATGCCATCTTTCTCTAAATATGACATCACACTATTTTTGATTACATCATTGTTGTGACCATAATTTAGTGCGCCCGCACCAGACAAAAAATCAACAAACTTATTGCCTTTATTGTCATAAATAAGGCTTCCTTTGCTCTGAGTAAAAACCGTCGGAAAACTCCTACAATACGAACGAGCGGAAGACTCTACCTCTTCAAACAACTTTTCTTTATTCACTTGATTCAACCTTAAAGATAACTACAACAGCCTAAAAACTACTTAGAATAGTCAAATACAACTATGTAAATATGCAATTTAGTAATAACTATAATAATGTATTATTTTTTTGTAATTTTCAATAGTCAACTGCGTTAATTTTTATTTATCTTTGAAGGGTGACAACTTAACCTTTGATATGAGAAATCCTCTGAAAAATTCAAATAACGAATTAAAAACACATAAGCAACTGTTTATAATACATTATAAATTTATAGAAGTAATTTTGGATATTGGAAAATAGAGCTCAAGTAAATAGCAAACTAACTGTTGGATATGTAATTTGACTCCAGCGATCCCACGAGACATGATTAAGAATAATTTTTCTAAATATATATTAAAGAAGGAAGTTTTCAAAGTAGATATTGGCTTCATTAAGGAAACTTGATAAATAGTTCCCCCCTAAAATACAAAAACAAAAACACAACAAAAACAATGTATTATAGAAAATTTAACAGTAGCGACAGTAGATTATGAATACCTAATGTTGAGCAATTAAAAAGTTCATTTTACACTGAAGAAGTCAATTATATTTATATACAACTAAAAAACTGTTTTTTTAGTTTAATAAAAACAACAAAAATTTAACTTATAAAATGCAACAACATATAAACACCATAAAATTGTCACTCCACCCCAGAGTGAGATCGCGACCGTATTTTAAGAAATTAACTCAGCGTATTTTGCCTTTAGGCTTCAAATATGATCGTATACTCTCTTTTTGAGTAATGCAGCATTATGAGCCTTACCGCTTTGATTAAACATTTTGAATCAATAAAAGATCCTCGCCAGCAAATTAAAGTTATTTATTCCTTACACGACGTTTTGTTTCTCACCGTAACAGCTATCATTGCTGGTTGTGAAGGCTGGGAAGATATTGAAGACTTTGCCCACTGCAAGCTTGAGTGACTGCGGAAGTATGCCTCTTTTGAACACGGCATTCCCGTCCATGACACTATTGCACGTCTTGCCAGTCGCGTTAATCCAGATGCACTTTATAAGTGTTTTGTAGAATGGATGAAAAAAACCAAACTCTCAGTGACAACCAAGTAATTGCTATTGATGGAAAAATTCTGAGACGCTCTTATGACCCATCAGACAGGAAGTCGGCTATCCATATGGTCAGTGCCTTCGCATCGCAAAATGGCGTTGTGATGGAAAACTGAAAACAGATGCGAAATCCAATGAGATCACTGCGATCCCCGAGTTATTGGATTTACTTGAATTGAAAGGCCATTTAGTCACATTAGATGCAATGGGATGCCAGACCAAAATAGCCAGAAGGAACATTCAGCCGCATACAGTTATCTGGAGCAACAACGTGGTCGCACCGAATATCGTAAGTATGAAGTTATTCAAGTTGACCCACTCCAGTTTACTGAAGAATGGTTAAAATTAACGACCATAGGAAGAGCTATTTACTACTGGGTAGAAAATGGAAGCTTATAGACACCAGTGATTACATCAGCTCAGCACAATTATCAGCAGAGGAGCTAGCTAAGCTTATGCGTAGCCATTGAGAATCAATTGCACTGGGTTCTTGATGTATCATTCAAAGAGGAGAGGATAACTGCCCAATAAACCGAGGTCATGCAGCTGAAAACTTCAGTACGTTCAGGTATGTAGGACTGAATCAATTAAAAAGAGAGAGTAGCTTAAAGGCCAGCATACGACGAAAACAACGCCGCGCTGCGATGGACACTGAATATTTAGATAAGGATTAGGGTTTAACTGTTAACAAAGTGTTCACGCTCTCGCCCTGTGGGTGGTATTAGAAAAAAGTCGTTCAAAATGATTTTGATAACATTGAATACCTGTCAATTTTAATATAGATATGACCACTTAAAATAATCTCTAAGATTAATAAATAAGGTTAATATGGTTAAAAATAATAGGTATAAGGTTAAGGTAATATTTTGTTTATTTAACTACTTGATAAATAGGTGAATAGCTATAAAACTTAGATCAGATTTACCCGAGGTTCAGATCATACTTACAAGGCAATCAGATCAGGATCACCCTATATAAATTGATTTTGCATTAATAATATCAACATCTTATGCACATTTTTATGTTTTATTTAGTCGGGCAGATCAGATCTTAATGATCTGAAAGTTTGTTTTTATCCACAATGTAGATTTGTGATGTTTAAATACTGAGCATTAATATCGTCAGGATCATATTCTTCCGATTTGGAGATCGTAGTAACCCGACTTGTCGATGATTTATACACAAGGAAAAAGCTCTAATTTGTTCATATCATCAGTGAATTCAAACACCAGATCAGAATTACCCGATTAAAACAGTCTTCGGGATGTGTTTTGATTAATCGTTAGCCAGAGAGAGCAAAATTACCCGAGTATCAGGATTTCAAATCAAAATTACCCGAGTTAAAAGTCCAAATTACGGATTTACTGGTCCCCACTTTTAGTTTTGTACTTAAAAAGGCTGTTACAAATCAAAATTACCCGAGTTCAGCTGGGTGAACTCTATGATACAAATTAAAATTCAATGAAATAGCTCTTAAAAAAGGAATTATAAGCGGGTAAATCTGATCTATCACAATAAATAGACTCATTTTTTGCTTATTACAATTCACATAAAAAATATAAATGTTTGTTTTTATTATTATAAATTTTTAAGATCAGAATTACCCGATTAAAACAGCCTTCGGGATGTATTTTTATTAATTGCTAGCCAGAGAGCGCAAAATTACCCGAGTATCAGGCCTTCAAATCAAAATTACCCGAGTTAAAAGTAAATATTGCTGATTTATTGGCCTTTATTATAGTTTTGCACCCGAAAATTAGGCTCTAAATCAAAATTACCCGAGTTTATTTGAGGGGCATCCACTAAAACCTGCAAATATTCAGTGAAATGGGCCAAAAAACTTATTTATAAGCGGGTAAATCTGATCTGGAGGAGTAAACTCAATACGTCTGATTAGTTTTACAATTATCACAGTACTATTCAAGATGTTGTTATTAATGGATTATCTCACTTCAGATCAGAATTACCCGATTTAATATATTTACTATCCTTTTAAATGTTTTTCATTGAAAAATTGAGCGTATTCTAATTAATATCCGACTTAAATTGCCCTTCTATAATGTTTCCAGATCAGATTTACCCGACTTTAGGGCGATTGAAAGCCTTGCCTCCTTAAATAT
The genomic region above belongs to Pseudoalteromonas ulvae UL12 and contains:
- the ectB gene encoding diaminobutyrate--2-oxoglutarate transaminase; translation: MNKEKLFEEVESSARSYCRSFPTVFTQSKGSLIYDNKGNKFVDFLSGAGALNYGHNNDVIKNSVMSYLEKDGIAMSLDLHSQSKLEFIEAFSSCILKPRNLEYKIQFTSPTGTSVVESAVKLARKYTKRENVVCFTNAFHGMTGVSLSLTGSNSHRQGQSYSNVTRFPFEGYAGSEFNSIDYYRKLLTDPSSGIDLPAAIILETVQAEGGLNVASVEWLQDLRLLTSELGILLIIDDIQTGCGRSGSFFSFERAGIKPDLVCLSKSIGGMGLPMALLLIDSALDVWRPAEDNGTFRGNNLAFVASTAMVKHFWSDEKFELEVADKALYINQYLNQIVAKYPALCIKTKGIGLMQGIEMRDEAYSEFLVKDCFANGVIVERCGPHDEVFKLMPALTIDYTTLNQGFAVIDAAFAKLSNQTVNTSQTADAGEGRYV